The genomic region GCCTCGACGGGCAACCCGCAGGTCGGGCACTTCAACGACGACGACGTGGTGCTGGAGTTCACCGCGCGCGAGAAGCTCGCCGAGCTGGCCGCGTTGGGCACGTCCTGCCCCGACCACTTCCTTCGGACCAAGGTCCGGCCGCTCGTGCTCGACCTGCCGCCGGCCGCGCCCCTGGAGGAGGCGGTCACGCGGCTCAAGGAGCTGCACCTGCAGTACCGCGAGGACTACGCCGCCTACTACGACCGGCATGCCGAGCCCGACAGCCCGCCGATGCGGGGTGCGGATCCGGCGGTCGTGCTGGTGCCCGGCGTCGGCATGTTCAGCTTCGGCAAGGACAAGCAGACCGCGCGCGTGGCCGGCGAGTTCTACGTGAACGCGATCAACGTGATGCGAGGCGCCGAGGCGGTCTCCAGCTACGCGCCGATCGACGAGCGGGAGAAGTTCCGGATCGAGTACTGGGCGCTGGAGGAGGCGAAGCTGCAGCGGATGCCGAAGCCGAAGCCGCTGGCCACCCGGATCGCGTTCGTCACCGGCGGCGGCTCCGGCATCGGCAAGGCGATCGCGCACCGGCTGGCCGCCGAGGGCGCCTGCGTGGTGGTGGCCGACCTCGACACCGCCGCGGCCGAGGCGGTGGCCAAGGAGATCGGCGGCCCGGATCAGGCGATCGCGGTCGGCGCGGACGTGTCGAGCGAGGCGGCCGTCGCCGCGGCGTTCGAGCAGGCGGTGCTGGCGTTCGGCGGGGTCGACCTGGTGGTCAACAACGCCGGCCTGTCGATCTCGAAGCCGCTGCTGGAAACCACCGAGAAGGACTGGGACCTGCAGCACGACGTGATGGCCAAGGGCTCGTTCCTGGTCTCCCGGGCCGCCGCGAAGGTGCTGATCGACCAGGCGATCGGCGGCGACATCGTCTACATCTCCAGCAAGAACGCGGTCTTCGCCGGGCCGAACAACGTCGCCTACGGTGCCGCCAAGGCGGACCAGGCACACCAGGTCCGGCTGCTCGCGGCCGAGCTCGGTGGCCACGGCATCCGGGTCAACGGCGTGAACCCGGACGGCGTCGTGCGCGGGTCCGGCATCTTCGCCAAGGGCTGGGGTGCGCAGCGGGCCGCGGTGTACGGCGTACCGGAGTCCGAGCTGGGCGCGTTCTACGCGCAGCGGACGCTGCTCAAGCGGGAGGTGCTGCCGGAGCACGTCGCGGCCGCCGTGTTCGCTCTCGCGGGTGGCGACCTGTCCCACACGACCGGGCTGCACGTGCCGGTGGACGCGGGCGTCGCCGCCGCGTTCCTGCGCTGAGCCCGCACCCTGTGCCGAGGAGGACCTTGTATGTGGAGCACTAACCCGACGCGCTCGGTCGACGGGAACGGGCTGCTGCCGTGGGTCGAGCCGCGCAGGACGCGGATCGGCCTGGTGGCCGGCGGCCTCGGCGCGTACTGGCCGCAGTTCCCGGAGCTGCTGCCGCAGCTGCAGGCGTCGGCGCGACGGGTCTCCGAGCGGTTCGCCGAGTTCGACTGCGAGGTCGTCGACGCCGGCTTCATCTCGGACGCCCAGGAGGGTGCCGCGGCCGCGGAGAAGCTCCGGCTCGCGGACTGCGACCTGATCGTCGGCTTCCTGACGACCTACATGACGGCGTCGATGCTGGTACCGGTCGCCCAGCGCAGCGGTGCACCCGTGCTGCTGCTCAACCTGCAGCCCACCGAGGCGATGGACCACGCGACCTTCGACACCGGAGCCTGGCTCGCGTACTGCGGTGCCTGTCCGCTGCCGGAGATGGCGAACGCGTTCGAACGGTGCGGGATCGACTTCCGCTCCGTGTCCGGCTACCTGGAGGACGAGCGGGCCTGGGACCGGATCGGCCGCTGGCTGCGGGCGGCCGGCGTCCGGGCGGCGCTGCGGCACGGGCGGCACGGCCTGCTCGGGCATCTTTACCCCGGCATGATGGACGTGATCACGGATCCGACCCTGGTGTCCGCGCAGCTCGGTGGGCACGTGGAGATCCTGGAGATCGACGACCTGCGGGTCCGGGTGGAGAAGGTGACCCCGGCCGAGACCGAGGCCCGGATGAAGGTCGCCCAGGACGTCTTCACGCTCGACGAGTCGGTGGTCGAGCACGACTTCCGCTGGGGAGCGACGGTCTCGGTCGCGCTGGACCGGCTGGTCGAGGACTTCGAGCTGGACTCGCTGGCGTACTACCACCGCGGGCTCGACGGGGAGACGCACGAGCGGGTCGCGGCCGGCATGATTCTGGGCGCGTCGCTGCTGACGGCCCGCGGGGTGCCGGCCGCCGGCGAGTACGAGCTGCGCACGTCGCTGGCGATGCTGATGATGCACAAGCTCGGCGGTGGCGGGTCCTTCACCGAGCTGCAGGCGCTGAACTTCCACGACAACGTGGTCGAGATGGGCCACGACGGGCCGGCGCACCTGGCGATCAGCTCGGCCAAGCCGTTGCTGCGCGGTCTCGGCGTCTACCACGGCAAGCGCGGCTGGGGCGTCTCGGTCGAGTTCGAC from Kribbella flavida DSM 17836 harbors:
- a CDS encoding L-fucose/L-arabinose isomerase family protein, producing the protein MWSTNPTRSVDGNGLLPWVEPRRTRIGLVAGGLGAYWPQFPELLPQLQASARRVSERFAEFDCEVVDAGFISDAQEGAAAAEKLRLADCDLIVGFLTTYMTASMLVPVAQRSGAPVLLLNLQPTEAMDHATFDTGAWLAYCGACPLPEMANAFERCGIDFRSVSGYLEDERAWDRIGRWLRAAGVRAALRHGRHGLLGHLYPGMMDVITDPTLVSAQLGGHVEILEIDDLRVRVEKVTPAETEARMKVAQDVFTLDESVVEHDFRWGATVSVALDRLVEDFELDSLAYYHRGLDGETHERVAAGMILGASLLTARGVPAAGEYELRTSLAMLMMHKLGGGGSFTELQALNFHDNVVEMGHDGPAHLAISSAKPLLRGLGVYHGKRGWGVSVEFDVAHGPVTALGLGQLRDGSFKMIASEGTVVPGPLLQIGNTTSRVDFGCDPGEWTDAWSASGVAHHWALGTGHRVPELKATASLLHLPLEVVDPS
- a CDS encoding bifunctional rhamnulose-1-phosphate aldolase/short-chain dehydrogenase, with product MTVTDTAAELVARSNRLGADPRNTNYAGGNTSAKGTATDPVTQQPVDLVWVKGSGGDLGTLTAAGLAVLRQDRLNALVDVYPGVEREDEMVAAFDYCLHGKGGAAPSIDTAMHGLVDAPHVDHLHPDSGIALATAADGEKLTAECFGGRVVWVPWRRPGFQLGLDIAQVKRDNPQAIGVILGGHGITAWGDTSAECEANSLEIIRTAERFLAERGKAEPFGAVVPGFEALPTEQRRQRAAALAPVIRGLASTGNPQVGHFNDDDVVLEFTAREKLAELAALGTSCPDHFLRTKVRPLVLDLPPAAPLEEAVTRLKELHLQYREDYAAYYDRHAEPDSPPMRGADPAVVLVPGVGMFSFGKDKQTARVAGEFYVNAINVMRGAEAVSSYAPIDEREKFRIEYWALEEAKLQRMPKPKPLATRIAFVTGGGSGIGKAIAHRLAAEGACVVVADLDTAAAEAVAKEIGGPDQAIAVGADVSSEAAVAAAFEQAVLAFGGVDLVVNNAGLSISKPLLETTEKDWDLQHDVMAKGSFLVSRAAAKVLIDQAIGGDIVYISSKNAVFAGPNNVAYGAAKADQAHQVRLLAAELGGHGIRVNGVNPDGVVRGSGIFAKGWGAQRAAVYGVPESELGAFYAQRTLLKREVLPEHVAAAVFALAGGDLSHTTGLHVPVDAGVAAAFLR